In Ferrigenium kumadai, the DNA window CATACAACGCAGCCAACCGCGCCCGCACGTTGCTCAAGCCGGCGCCCGCTCCCGGTTCTCCGCCCAGCCCTGTACCGCTGTCGCAGACCTGAATGCGTAACTTGCCGTCCGCAGTGCCGGCACGGATGACGACCTCTCCGCCCCCCAGCTTAGGTTCGATACCGTGGCGCACCGCATTTTCCACCAGCGGCTGCAGAAGCATGGGCGGGAACGGTGCCTTCCGCGCTGCGTCTTCGGCATCGATCTGCCAGCGCAACCGTTCGCCGAACCGTACCCTCAATATCTGCAAATAGTTCTCCAGCATGTCCAGCTCGTCGCCCAGCGTGGCGGTCTCGCTGCGCGCCCGCGCCAGAGCCACGCGCAGCCAATCGTTGAGGCGTTCCAGCAATTTTTTCGCGAGCGCCGGATCGGTTTCAATCAGGCTGCCGACATTGGCAAGCGTGTTGAACAGGAAGTGTGGCTCGATCTGCGCCTGCAGCAGTTTCAGCTGCGCTTCCAGTTCGCGCTTCTCGGTCTCGCTCCTGATCAACTGGTGCTGTTTCACCTCGGCATCCAGTCGTTCGATGCGCTCGCTGAGAAAATAGGTGATGCCACCGATGCCGCCGAAGAACAGGCCGATCACCACCGATACCCAGGCACGCGGGTCGCTCCAGTCACCGACGCCGGTGATCCATGATGCCAGTGTGATGCCGAACACGATGCTGCCGGGGAAAGTCAGCGCCAGTACCAACCAGCGGCGGCGCCTGTCGGCGATGCGGCACATCAGCGTGGCGTTGATGCCATAGATGGACAACCCGATGCACTGCGAGAACACCAGATTGATCCAGAAGCTTTCCTCGAAGCTGATGAGGGTCAACAGTCCGGCGATGGCTGTGTTGAACAGCAGCGAGATGATGGTGGAAATGAAGAGGTTGTGTCGCATGGAAGGATTATGGCTTCAGGGTCATGGCAGGGCAATCTTCAACCCGGCGGTCACGCTGCGCCGGAGCAGGCTGGAGAATTCCTGACGCGCGCCGTCCATCGGCAATATGGCCAGCGCAAAAGCCGTGACGTGCCCGGTCAGCGCGATTTCGCCGTAGCCGGACAGCTCGTTGCCGTTATCGGTGAAGCTGTGCGTCGCCATCGCGCGCCAGTAGCCACCGGTCTCCATCAGGTTGCTTTGCCACACCAGATGCAGGTAGTCGCGCCCCAGCAACGGCGGCGAGTAGGCCAGTGCCTGTCCGGCCCATAGCGGCGAGGCTGCGGCACGCGCAAAGTATGCGCCTTCCTCCGCCGCGCGATAGCCGTGGCCAGTATGCAGATACTCGGTGTTGAGCGACTGTCCGTTGTCGAAGGTCCAGGCTGCGCCAGCCAGCACATCCGTCCGGCGCGGCGATCTTGCGGCGATGCTGAACGGCAACGCAACATCGGCAGGCGATTGCAGCGCAGCGGCGCGGCTGGAAGATGAGGCTTCGGCATACAGCAGCAACGCATCGCTGGCGGTGAACTGGCCGTGCGCGCCGAGGAACGCGCCCTGCCCCGGCGTGTGCGCCAGCGCCAGTCCGCCCACCCAGTCGCCGCCGCGCCGGTCTGCTTTCAGCAGCCAGCTGTTGCGCCTGATATCCTGCGCGACATGACCGGAGCCGGTGATGCGTACCAGCGCTAGTGTGCGTTCCATGTCCGGTGTCCAGGAAAGTTTCAGCGCATCCACGCCCGACAGTTCGCGCATCGGATTGCTGCGCCCGTTATCGAAATAGAACGGGCTGGAGGGCGAGCGGAATTGTGCCGGCCCCCAGTTCAGCACCTCTCGTCCGGCAGCCACGCTCCACGCTTCCGAAGCGCGCAGCCGCACCTGCCACTGGCTGAGGTAAGCCTCGTTCTGACGCTGACTGCCGAAAGCGTTGCGATTGTCCTGCGCCAGCAGGACCGGGCGCAGGGTCACGCGCAGGGTGTCGTTCCCGGCCTTGAGGTTGAAGCGCCCTTCAGCGGTGGCACTGTTCTGCGGCAGACGAGCGATCCGGTTACCCGGATTGAGCACGCTGTCGCCGCGCAGGCTCGTGCTGTTCGCGTAGCCATACAGTGTGCCGTCCCACGTAGTACGCCATTCTGGCTCTTCTGCGGATGCCGCCGGCACCAGGAGCAGAAGCAGCATGGCGACCCCCACCCTCATTGCATCTGCCCCAAATCGAATTCGGCAGCGGGAATCTTGCGTACCTTTACCGTGCCGAAATCCATCGTCGTTTCGGCATCGATCAACGCGTCGCGGATGGTCATGCGGCTAACAAAGGGGATGCGCTTCCCTTCGTATTCGATGGTATTGCCGTAATCGAAACGCGCGGTCTTCAGCAGCTTTCCGGATAGCGAATAGAACTCGGCCTTGACGCCGACCTCGCGCCTGGCCGACACCCAGTAGCGCACGCGGTCGTAGGTGGCGCGCTTGTGTTTCGCCGTGAGTTCCAGAACGTGGCATGCTTCGCCGTCCACTGTCTCCTCCCCTGCCAGTTGCGCCTCGTAATCGCCCGCGTAATTGGTGGCGGCGATATCGCCGTTGGAAGCCTGTCCGCTCATGCGCTTGCGCGGCGAGATGGGAATGGGCTTGGACAGGCCGGGACGGGTCAGCCACATGTTGCGCCCGACCTGCAACAGCTTCGAGCCCTTGAAGCGCACCGGCTCCAGCGTCTCGGCCACGCTGGCATCGTCCACCGCGCGCACTTCCAGGCGCTGCTCGTCGGACACCTTGGCACCGTCACGCGACACCAGCCTGATTTCCCAGACGATGCCCGGCAAGCCGCCCCCGCGCGCGCGGTCGGCGTGCTGCAGCAGGGATTGCGCGTCCGGCGCGGCGAAAGCGGAAAGGCTGACGCTGAACAGCAGCACCGCGAGCAGGTTTCTCAGAATAGATTTCATTGGGATTCCTTCATACATGTCCCAGCGCATCGATGATTGCCTGCCTGGCCGCACGTCTGGCGGGCAGATAAGCTGCCAGCGTTCCTACCGTGCCCATCAGGGCAAAGGTGAACAGCACCCGTCCGTAGTCCATGTCCACCAGCAAGGGAACCGGGCTGGCGCTATTGGGCGGCACATAGGAAATATTGGCGACATTGATGCCCCAGCGCACGCCCAGCGTGATGAGCAACCCGACGGTGCAGCCGATCAGCGTGAGCAGCATCGATTCGGTGGTGAACAGGCGCACCACGCCGCTGCGCTTCAGGCCGATGGCGCGCAGGGTTCCGATCTCTCGGGTTCGCTCGACCACGGTCATGCCCATCGAGTTCGCCACGCTCATTACCACCACGGTCAACACGATGGAAAAGATGAAACCGAAGATCATGTCGAACATCCCGTGTACCTGGTTGTAGAAATCCGAAAGCTCCTGCCAGGTCATGATCTCGACATCGAATCCGGCAGCGTGCAGTTTTTCGCTCAGACGGGTGCGCATCGCTTCGGTCTGCGCCATATCATCGAGCAGGATGGTCAGTCGATCCGCACGCCCTTCGGCATCCAGCAGCGATTGCGCCAACGCCAGCGACACGAAGGCGAATTTGTCGTTGCTGCCCGCATTGCCGGTATTGAAGGTATGCCCCACGGTAACGTCGAGCGCGTTGGCCTGCCCGGTCAGGGTATTCACCAGCACCTGCGCCTGTTCACCGCCGGAGAGATGCAGCATCTCGACCAGCCCTTCGCTCAGCGCCACCACTTCGGAATGCGCTGGATCGAGCTTCTTCTTGAAGTTGTCGTACAAACCGCTCTTCTTTTCGCGCTCGGTCAACACGTCCTTCTGCAGGTATTCCATCGCGGACGGGGCTATGCCTTCAGCGATGAAGATGGTGCTGGCGCGCCCGTTGCTAACCAGGCCGCTCAGCGCCAGTCGCGGCGCAACCAACACCACATGCGGTTCGTCCTTCAGCAGTCTGGTGATGGTCGCCACCTCATTCGCGGTGAGCAGGTAACGCTCGGGGTCGAGCTTGCCTTCCTTGCGCATGCCGCGCTTGTTCAGGGTCAGGTGCCCCAGCATCTCGCTGTGTACGGCTCCGCGCGCCATCCCGTCGTAGACGTTGTGTGTGTAACCGGCGAACAACGCGATGGCGGAAAAACCGAAGGCGATGGCCAACAGCGTCACCAGGGAACGGCGGCGGTTGCGCAGAAGTCCGCGCAGGGCAAGTTTGAACAGGTTCCTCATACCGTCACCTCATCGCTCACGATGTTGCCGTCGCGCAGCAGGATCTTCCGGTCCACATGATCAAGGAGGCGCTGGTCGTGTGTGGTAAAAACGAAAGTCACCTTGCGTGCGCGATTCATCTCGCGCATCAGGTCCACCACCATGCGGCTGTTTTCGGAGTCCAGGTTCGCCGTCGGTTCGTCGGCGATGACCAGCTTGGGTTCGACTACCAGCGCCCGTGCGATAGCGACACGCTGGCGCTGGCCGCCGGAAAGTTTGTCGGGCAACGACTTCATGAATCTCTCCAGTCCCACATCCACCAGAGCCGCTGACGCGCGATTACGCGCTTCATGTTCGGCCACTCCCTGTATCTGCAAGGGCAGCATCACGTTCTCCAGCGCGGAAAGCACCGGCACGAGATTGAAGTTCTGGAACACGAAGCCGATCTTCTGTCCGCGGAAATCGGTGAGCTCGTCGTCCGCCAAGCCGCACGTGTCCTGCTCGTCGAAATGCACCTCGCCCTCGGTCGGCGAGTCGATCAGGCCGATGATGTTCATCAAGGTGGATTTGCCGCTGCCGGACGGCCCCCACACCGCAAGGAACTCGCCCGCATGGATGTCCAGCGAGATGCCGTGCAACGCATCGATGGTGGTCTCGCCCAGCAGGAAGCGGCGGCGGATGTTGCGCAATCTGAGTATGGGAGGATGGCTTTCGATCATATCGGCCTCACTTCAAATGAATGGATTGCGCAACCGTGCCATCGCCCAGCTCGAATGCAGCCTCGGCAAAACCGGGCGGCCCGAACCGGCCGCGCGCATTGTTGGAAAAACCGTAGATTTCGGTAGGCACGCCCAGGAAGTTCCTGTCCAGCCTGCCGTTCCGGTTGTTGTCGGCATAGACTGCCACGGCATATCTCCCCGACGGCAGATCGGGCAACAATACGATCAGCCGGTCGCTCGAGGCCTCGCTTGCCGTGCCACGATAAAACTTCTCGCCGCGGGGAAATTGTTCCGGCGCATTGGCGGAATAGACCGCTACCCGTATCTGGCTGCCGGCCAGCCCCTGGCCATAAAGCTCCAGTTTGAGTTCTCCTGCCTGGGTATAGGTCGCAATCAGTAACATGGCAAGGATAGCCAGCCGCTTCATGGGTTCTCCAGTGGTTATCGGATAGCTCACACTCTAGGCGTCCCCATCCTTCAACGGGAGAATAATGCGACGAACCGCATGAAACAGGGAGCGAACCGCTTGTGACACCGGAATATTCGCAGACCCCACTACGGCTTTCTGCGTATTTTCCCGGACATCGATTCCATTTAAGGTGGAGCCGAAACAACCTCCAGCCACCGCCATGAAACTGCACATCAAGCGCGCCTACGACGCGCCCGAAAAAGCCGACGGCACCCGGATTCTCGTGGACCGCCTGTGGCCGCGCGGCCTGGGCCGGGACAAGGCAGCCATAGATCTCTGGCTCAAGGACGTCGCGCCCTCAACCGAACTGCGGCAGTGGTACGCGCACGAGCCCGAGCGGTGGCCGGAATTCCGGCGCCGTTACTTCGCGGAACTCGACCGGCACCCGGAGGTTGTCGCCGAACTGCGGGCCGCTCTCGGCAAGGGAAGCGCTACGCTCCTTTATGCGGCCAAAGATACCGAGCACAGCAACGCGCAGGC includes these proteins:
- a CDS encoding outer membrane lipoprotein-sorting protein, with protein sequence MKSILRNLLAVLLFSVSLSAFAAPDAQSLLQHADRARGGGLPGIVWEIRLVSRDGAKVSDEQRLEVRAVDDASVAETLEPVRFKGSKLLQVGRNMWLTRPGLSKPIPISPRKRMSGQASNGDIAATNYAGDYEAQLAGEETVDGEACHVLELTAKHKRATYDRVRYWVSARREVGVKAEFYSLSGKLLKTARFDYGNTIEYEGKRIPFVSRMTIRDALIDAETTMDFGTVKVRKIPAAEFDLGQMQ
- a CDS encoding DUF2141 domain-containing protein, producing the protein MKRLAILAMLLIATYTQAGELKLELYGQGLAGSQIRVAVYSANAPEQFPRGEKFYRGTASEASSDRLIVLLPDLPSGRYAVAVYADNNRNGRLDRNFLGVPTEIYGFSNNARGRFGPPGFAEAAFELGDGTVAQSIHLK
- a CDS encoding DUF488 domain-containing protein translates to MKLHIKRAYDAPEKADGTRILVDRLWPRGLGRDKAAIDLWLKDVAPSTELRQWYAHEPERWPEFRRRYFAELDRHPEVVAELRAALGKGSATLLYAAKDTEHSNAQALLEYLQP
- a CDS encoding ABC transporter ATP-binding protein, whose protein sequence is MIESHPPILRLRNIRRRFLLGETTIDALHGISLDIHAGEFLAVWGPSGSGKSTLMNIIGLIDSPTEGEVHFDEQDTCGLADDELTDFRGQKIGFVFQNFNLVPVLSALENVMLPLQIQGVAEHEARNRASAALVDVGLERFMKSLPDKLSGGQRQRVAIARALVVEPKLVIADEPTANLDSENSRMVVDLMREMNRARKVTFVFTTHDQRLLDHVDRKILLRDGNIVSDEVTV
- a CDS encoding ABC transporter permease, yielding MRNLFKLALRGLLRNRRRSLVTLLAIAFGFSAIALFAGYTHNVYDGMARGAVHSEMLGHLTLNKRGMRKEGKLDPERYLLTANEVATITRLLKDEPHVVLVAPRLALSGLVSNGRASTIFIAEGIAPSAMEYLQKDVLTEREKKSGLYDNFKKKLDPAHSEVVALSEGLVEMLHLSGGEQAQVLVNTLTGQANALDVTVGHTFNTGNAGSNDKFAFVSLALAQSLLDAEGRADRLTILLDDMAQTEAMRTRLSEKLHAAGFDVEIMTWQELSDFYNQVHGMFDMIFGFIFSIVLTVVVMSVANSMGMTVVERTREIGTLRAIGLKRSGVVRLFTTESMLLTLIGCTVGLLITLGVRWGINVANISYVPPNSASPVPLLVDMDYGRVLFTFALMGTVGTLAAYLPARRAARQAIIDALGHV
- a CDS encoding sensor histidine kinase — protein: MRHNLFISTIISLLFNTAIAGLLTLISFEESFWINLVFSQCIGLSIYGINATLMCRIADRRRRWLVLALTFPGSIVFGITLASWITGVGDWSDPRAWVSVVIGLFFGGIGGITYFLSERIERLDAEVKQHQLIRSETEKRELEAQLKLLQAQIEPHFLFNTLANVGSLIETDPALAKKLLERLNDWLRVALARARSETATLGDELDMLENYLQILRVRFGERLRWQIDAEDAARKAPFPPMLLQPLVENAVRHGIEPKLGGGEVVIRAGTADGKLRIQVCDSGTGLGGEPGAGAGLSNVRARLAALYGSGGRFALEGNAGGGVTAVLEIPR